From the Burkholderia mayonis genome, one window contains:
- a CDS encoding sugar ABC transporter substrate-binding protein, translated as MPRPLPPLARLLSTLFAAALAVGIAAASARAAPPGQPDRAPLPLAGKRIGITVAGTDHDWDLQAYQGAVDEVKRLGGTPIALDAGHNDSRQIAQIQTLIAQKPDAIVEQLGTASVLEPWLKKIRQAGIPLFTIDTASASSLNVVTSDNFLIGSQLALKLVNDIRGEGNILVFNGFYGVPVCAIRYDQLKAVLKWYPKVKIIEPELRDVIPNTAQNAYAQISQLLQKYPKGAISAIWAAWDIPQVGATQAVDAAGRAEIRTYAVDGSPEAVALVRNPKSSAAAVVAQQPALIGRTAVRNVARYLAGDRSLPAYTFVPSVLVAKDNAGVAQRTLGQASVDAEAARR; from the coding sequence ATGCCACGTCCGCTCCCGCCGCTCGCTCGCCTGCTGTCCACGCTGTTCGCCGCCGCGCTCGCGGTCGGCATCGCCGCCGCATCCGCCCGCGCCGCGCCACCCGGGCAGCCGGACCGCGCGCCGCTGCCGCTCGCCGGCAAGCGGATCGGCATCACGGTCGCCGGCACCGACCATGACTGGGATCTGCAGGCGTACCAGGGCGCCGTCGACGAAGTGAAGCGTCTCGGCGGCACGCCGATCGCGCTCGACGCGGGCCACAACGACAGTCGCCAGATCGCACAGATCCAGACGCTGATCGCGCAGAAGCCGGACGCGATCGTCGAGCAGCTCGGCACCGCGTCCGTGCTCGAGCCGTGGCTGAAGAAGATCCGGCAGGCGGGCATCCCGCTCTTCACGATCGACACCGCATCGGCGTCGAGCCTGAACGTCGTCACGTCCGACAACTTCCTGATCGGCTCGCAGCTCGCGCTCAAGCTCGTCAACGACATCCGCGGCGAAGGCAACATCCTCGTCTTCAACGGCTTTTACGGCGTGCCCGTGTGCGCGATCCGATACGATCAGTTGAAGGCCGTGCTGAAGTGGTATCCGAAGGTGAAGATCATCGAGCCCGAGCTGCGCGACGTGATCCCGAACACCGCGCAGAACGCGTACGCGCAGATCAGCCAGCTATTGCAGAAGTATCCGAAGGGGGCGATCTCGGCGATCTGGGCCGCGTGGGACATCCCGCAGGTCGGCGCGACGCAGGCGGTCGACGCGGCCGGCCGCGCCGAAATCCGCACATACGCGGTCGACGGCAGCCCCGAGGCGGTCGCGCTCGTCAGGAATCCGAAGTCGAGCGCGGCGGCCGTCGTCGCGCAGCAGCCGGCGCTGATCGGCCGGACCGCGGTGCGCAACGTCGCGCGCTATCTGGCGGGCGACCGGTCGCTGCCCGCTTACACGTTCGTGCCGTCGGTGCTCGTCGCGAAAGACAACGCGGGCGTCGCGCAGCGCACGCTCGGACAGGCGTCCGTCGACGCCGAGGCCGCGCGGCGATGA
- a CDS encoding methyltransferase family protein: MATRRHGTATALAASGRPCAAHDAEGFVGILIEVFARVVAALALGVFAYAAYTQWRLDPSRITLILLAVSMSLTVGLSLFAEPPTKRDWSPLALLFSLGGTYYYLVFQLTASRQLIPETFGAAIQLFGLFWQLFAKLSLRKSFGILPANRGVVSRGAYRFVRHPMYLGYLIIDTGFLLTNFSTRNLLAVALQIGLQVGRIYREERILFEDVAYRAYKRSVRYRMIPGLF; the protein is encoded by the coding sequence ATGGCCACGAGAAGACACGGCACGGCGACCGCATTGGCGGCGTCCGGCCGTCCGTGCGCCGCGCACGACGCCGAGGGCTTCGTCGGCATCCTGATCGAAGTGTTCGCGCGCGTCGTCGCGGCGCTTGCGCTCGGGGTTTTCGCGTATGCGGCGTACACGCAGTGGCGGCTCGATCCGTCGCGAATCACGCTGATCCTGCTCGCGGTTTCGATGTCCTTGACGGTGGGTCTGTCGCTGTTCGCCGAGCCGCCGACAAAACGCGACTGGAGCCCGCTTGCGTTGCTCTTCTCGCTCGGCGGCACCTACTACTACCTCGTCTTCCAGCTCACCGCGAGCCGCCAGCTGATCCCCGAGACGTTCGGCGCGGCGATCCAGTTGTTCGGCCTGTTCTGGCAGCTTTTCGCGAAGCTGTCTCTCAGGAAATCGTTCGGTATCCTGCCGGCCAACCGCGGCGTCGTGTCGCGCGGGGCTTACCGGTTCGTCCGGCATCCGATGTATCTCGGCTATCTGATCATCGATACGGGCTTTCTGCTGACGAACTTCAGCACGCGCAACCTGCTCGCGGTCGCGCTGCAGATCGGGCTGCAGGTCGGCCGGATCTACCGCGAGGAACGGATTCTGTTCGAGGACGTCGCGTACCGCGCCTACAAGCGATCGGTTCGATATCGGATGATTCCGGGCCTTTTCTGA
- the lepB gene encoding signal peptidase I: MHTISKLWNENKKLIAFLFFMAIFRSAVADWNVVPSGSMLPTIRLGDRILVDKMAYDLRVPFTHVRVAHLGDPRRGDIVTVDSSAARELLVKRVIGLPGDVVEMRDNVLYINGAQVSYRPLGQNLLSSDASARGEYLAERLAGAAHVVRLSPDAPSPRSSFGPAVVPKGAYLMLGDNRDDSADSRYYGFFPRDEIMGRTRRVAFSLDPSRFYLPRVDRFGARLDGSPG; this comes from the coding sequence ATGCATACCATTTCGAAGTTGTGGAATGAGAACAAGAAGTTGATCGCCTTCCTGTTCTTCATGGCGATCTTTCGCAGCGCGGTGGCCGACTGGAACGTCGTGCCGAGCGGCTCGATGCTGCCGACCATCCGGCTCGGGGACCGCATCCTCGTCGACAAGATGGCCTATGACCTGCGCGTTCCGTTCACGCATGTCAGGGTCGCGCATCTGGGCGATCCGCGGCGCGGCGATATCGTGACCGTCGATTCGTCGGCTGCGCGCGAATTGCTCGTCAAGCGCGTGATCGGCCTGCCGGGCGACGTCGTCGAGATGCGAGACAACGTGCTTTACATCAACGGCGCGCAGGTGAGCTACCGGCCGCTCGGCCAGAACCTGCTGTCGAGCGACGCGAGCGCGCGCGGCGAATATCTGGCCGAACGGCTGGCCGGGGCGGCGCATGTCGTCCGGCTTTCTCCCGATGCGCCGAGCCCGCGCAGTTCGTTTGGGCCGGCGGTCGTGCCGAAGGGCGCATATCTGATGCTCGGCGACAACCGCGACGACAGCGCGGACTCCCGCTATTACGGCTTCTTCCCGCGCGACGAAATCATGGGGCGGACGCGTCGCGTGGCGTTTTCGCTCGATCCGTCGCGGTTCTATCTGCCGCGAGTCGATCGGTTCGGGGCGCGCCTCGACGGTTCGCCCGGTTGA
- a CDS encoding adenosine-specific kinase, translating to MLQLHTVVIDKPETTNFILGQTHFIKSVEDIHEALVGAVPGIKFGIAFCEASGKRLVRRSGTDAALTELACRNATAIGAGHCFVVFLGDGFYPVNVLNAIKAVPEVCRIFCATANPTEVVVAQTNQGRSILGVVDGFPPVSVENDEDVRWRKELLRTIGYKA from the coding sequence ATGCTCCAATTGCATACTGTTGTGATCGACAAGCCCGAGACGACGAATTTCATTCTCGGCCAGACGCATTTCATCAAGTCGGTCGAGGACATCCACGAAGCGCTCGTCGGCGCCGTGCCCGGCATCAAGTTCGGCATCGCGTTCTGCGAAGCGTCCGGCAAGCGCCTCGTGCGCCGCTCCGGCACCGACGCCGCGTTGACCGAGCTCGCTTGCAGGAACGCGACCGCGATTGGCGCCGGGCATTGCTTTGTCGTCTTTCTCGGCGACGGTTTCTACCCGGTGAACGTGCTGAATGCGATCAAGGCCGTGCCCGAGGTCTGCCGGATTTTCTGCGCGACCGCGAACCCGACCGAAGTCGTCGTCGCGCAGACCAATCAAGGGCGCAGCATTCTCGGCGTCGTCGACGGATTCCCGCCCGTCAGCGTCGAAAACGACGAGGACGTGCGCTGGCGGAAGGAACTGCTGCGCACTATCGGCTACAAGGCGTAG
- a CDS encoding cysteine synthase A: MDVRQGFVDCVGRTPLIRLAKLSAETGCEILGKAEFMNPGGSVKDRAARYIIEDAERRGTLKPGGTVVEGTAGNTGIGLAHICAARGYRCVIVIPETQSPEKMEVLRTLGADVRPVPAAPYKDPNNYQKIAGRLATELDNAIWANQFDNLVNRQAHYETTGPEIWRDTAGTVDAFVCSTGTGGTLAGVSRYLKEQNPEIRIVLADPHGSGLYSFVKTGEIKVEGNSITEGIGSSRVTANLEGTSIDDAVRIDDRLCVTMVYRMLREEGLYVGGSSGINVAAAVRLAQQLGPGHTIVTLLCDRGDIYRTRLFNREWLRERGLEPS; this comes from the coding sequence ATGGACGTGCGGCAGGGTTTCGTCGACTGCGTGGGACGGACGCCGCTGATCCGCCTGGCGAAGCTCAGCGCGGAGACGGGTTGCGAGATACTTGGCAAGGCCGAGTTCATGAACCCGGGCGGATCGGTCAAGGATCGCGCGGCGCGCTACATCATCGAGGACGCCGAACGGCGCGGCACGCTGAAGCCGGGCGGCACCGTCGTCGAGGGCACGGCCGGCAACACCGGCATCGGACTCGCGCACATCTGCGCAGCGCGCGGCTATCGCTGCGTGATCGTGATCCCGGAAACGCAATCGCCGGAGAAAATGGAAGTGCTGCGCACGCTCGGCGCGGACGTGCGTCCCGTGCCGGCCGCGCCGTACAAGGATCCGAACAACTATCAGAAGATTGCCGGGCGGCTCGCGACCGAGCTCGACAACGCAATTTGGGCCAACCAGTTCGACAACCTCGTCAACCGCCAGGCCCACTACGAGACGACGGGGCCGGAGATCTGGCGCGATACCGCCGGCACGGTCGACGCGTTCGTCTGCTCGACGGGAACGGGCGGCACGCTCGCCGGCGTGAGCCGCTATCTGAAGGAACAGAATCCCGAGATCCGGATCGTGCTTGCGGATCCGCACGGCAGTGGACTCTACAGCTTCGTGAAAACGGGCGAAATCAAGGTGGAGGGCAACTCGATCACGGAAGGCATCGGATCGAGCCGCGTGACGGCGAATCTCGAGGGCACGTCGATCGACGACGCGGTGCGCATCGACGACCGCCTCTGCGTGACGATGGTCTACCGGATGCTGCGCGAAGAGGGCCTGTACGTCGGCGGCTCGAGCGGGATCAACGTCGCGGCGGCCGTCCGGCTTGCGCAGCAGTTGGGGCCGGGCCATACGATCGTGACGCTGCTTTGCGACCGCGGCGACATCTACCGTACGCGGCTCTTCAACCGCGAATGGCTGCGGGAAAGGGGGCTCGAGCCGTCATAG
- a CDS encoding aminoacyl-tRNA deacylase encodes MSMSATLQDCLRQKASRYEVIHHPYSHSNMEAAAAAHIPGDRLAKTVLLEDAQGYVAAVLPTTHAVRLSELWAQTGRHLVLAKEVELRELFKDCDVGALPPVCMAYGMQTFLDESLARQPDVYFEAGDHEELVHMDRDEFLSLMDKAERASFSHKIQGVVS; translated from the coding sequence ATGTCGATGTCCGCCACCTTGCAGGACTGCCTGCGCCAGAAGGCTTCGCGATACGAAGTCATCCATCATCCGTACAGCCACTCGAACATGGAGGCCGCCGCGGCGGCGCATATTCCGGGCGATCGTCTCGCGAAGACGGTGCTGCTCGAAGACGCGCAGGGCTACGTCGCGGCCGTGCTGCCGACGACGCACGCCGTGCGGCTATCCGAGCTTTGGGCTCAAACCGGACGCCATCTCGTGCTCGCGAAGGAAGTCGAACTGCGCGAGCTGTTCAAGGATTGCGACGTGGGGGCGCTGCCGCCCGTCTGCATGGCCTACGGGATGCAAACCTTCCTCGACGAGAGCCTTGCGCGGCAGCCGGACGTGTATTTCGAGGCCGGCGATCACGAGGAACTGGTCCACATGGATCGCGACGAGTTTCTTTCGCTGATGGACAAGGCAGAACGGGCGAGCTTCTCGCACAAGATTCAGGGGGTGGTTTCTTGA